The Desulfuromonas acetexigens genome has a segment encoding these proteins:
- a CDS encoding NUDIX hydrolase: MSQPLPSSWPDQLTRFRQALNPYPPQSKVEPERGHAAVALILRAGAWGAEILYIERAAHPRDPWSGDLAFPGGRIDPTDGGIRQAAERETREEIALDLSGAHYLGALDDIVGAHLPVRVSCCVYGLPEGEALALRPNHEVSHHFYMPLARLRAPGRHIMARIDWNGGLRETPALVLLPSGRPLLWGITYRLTSQFLDRIGHPLPPLTDLSAG; this comes from the coding sequence ATGTCTCAGCCTCTTCCATCCTCCTGGCCCGACCAACTGACGCGCTTTCGCCAGGCATTGAACCCCTATCCGCCGCAGTCGAAGGTGGAACCGGAGCGGGGGCATGCGGCGGTGGCCCTCATCCTCCGTGCCGGCGCCTGGGGCGCGGAAATCCTCTACATCGAACGGGCCGCCCATCCCCGTGATCCCTGGTCGGGGGATCTCGCTTTTCCCGGCGGCAGGATCGATCCGACAGACGGCGGCATCCGCCAGGCGGCGGAACGGGAAACCCGCGAAGAAATCGCTCTGGACCTAAGCGGCGCCCACTACTTGGGCGCACTCGACGACATCGTCGGCGCGCACCTGCCGGTCCGGGTTTCCTGCTGCGTCTACGGCCTGCCCGAGGGAGAAGCCCTGGCGCTGCGGCCCAATCATGAAGTCAGTCACCACTTCTATATGCCACTGGCTCGGTTGCGCGCCCCCGGGCGCCACATCATGGCCCGGATCGACTGGAACGGAGGCCTGCGCGAAACTCCGGCGCTGGTCTTGCTTCCTTCCGGCCGTCCCCTCCTCTGGGGGATCACCTACCGCCTCACC